Proteins co-encoded in one Triticum urartu cultivar G1812 unplaced genomic scaffold, Tu2.1 TuUngrouped_contig_2291, whole genome shotgun sequence genomic window:
- the LOC125526908 gene encoding putative ripening-related protein 7 — translation MASTTNAAVIFCVVLVFLQVSCVFSRHPTEGKFELRQNVPAVMTVNGFQEGEGGGGPASCDGQYHSDDEFVVSLSSEWYAGGARCGRSIRIVDFTNLGMNAKVVDECAGCDNEVGASSHIWKNFNLDTSQGEVNIRWSDLDF, via the coding sequence ATGGCGAGCACCACCAACGCCGCGGTGATTTTCTGCGTTGTTCTAGTTTTCCTGCAGGTGTCGTGCGTCTTTTCCAGGCACCCCACGGAAGGTAAGTTCGAGCTTCGACAGAACGTCCCGGCGGTGATGACAGTGAACGGCTTCcaggaaggagaggggggcggcgggcCGGCGTCTTGCGACGGCCAGTACCACAGCGACGATGAGTTTGTGGTGTCGCTGTCCTCGGAGTGGTACGCAGGCGGGGCACGGTGCGGCAGGTCGATCCGCATCGTCGACTTCACCAATCTTGGCATGAACGCCAAGGTCGTCGACGAGTGCGCCGGCTGCGACAACGAGGTGGGCGCCTCGTCCCATATCTGGAAGAACTTCAATCTTGACACCAGCCAAGGTGAGGTCAACATCAGATGGTCCGACCTGGACTTTTAA
- the LOC125526909 gene encoding putative ripening-related protein 7: MASTTNAAVIFGILVFLQVSCAFSRHPAEGKFELRQNVPAVMTVNGFQEGEGGGGPASCDGQYHSDDEFVVSLSSEWYAGGARCGRTIRIFDTSNIGIDAKVVDECAGCDNEVGASSHIWKNFRLDTSLGQVDIKWSDLDF, encoded by the coding sequence ATGGCGAGCACTACCAATGCCGCGGTGATTTTCGGCATCCTAGTTTTTCTGCAGGTGTCGTGCGCCTTTTCCAGGCACCCCGCGGAAGGTAAGTTCGAGCTTCGACAGAACGTCCCGGCGGTGATGACGGTGAACGGCTTCcaggaaggagaggggggcggcgggcCGGCGTCTTGCGACGGCCAGTACCATAGCGACGATGAGTTCGTGGTGTCGCTGTCCTCGGAGTGGTACGCAGGCGGGGCACGGTGCGGCAGGACGATCCGCATCTTCGACACTTCCAATATCGGCATAGACGCCAAGGTAGTTGATGAGTGCGCCGGCTGCGACAACGAGGTGGGCGCCTCGTCCCATATCTGGAAGAACTTCCGTCTTGACACCAGCCTCGGCCAGGTGGACATCAAATGGTCGGACCTGGACTTCTAA
- the LOC125526907 gene encoding Bowman-Birk type bran trypsin inhibitor-like — MERTVAHILLVLSLGAALVVAGRPAGASGEVAAIRLPSDGQGLGGDATTLEEDERPWACCDDTHCLRVIPRACLCRDTVAQCASACQHCDQVGPGRYVCLDIHEGWPGPKCTHQVDVAGAGN; from the exons ATGGAGAGAACCGTCGCCCACATCCTGCTGGTGCTTTCGCTCGGGGCGGCCCTCGTCGTCGCCGGCCGCCCTGCCGGTGCGTCCGGCGAGGTGGCAGCCATTCGCCTCCCGAGCGACGGCCAAG GTCTTGGTGGTGATGCAACAACACTCGAGGAGGATGAGAGGCCGTGGGCATGCTGCGACGACACCCACTGCCTGAGGGTGATCCCGAGGGCCTGCCTCTGCCGCGACACGGTGGCGCAGTGCGCCAGCGCGTGCCAGCACTGCGACCAGGTCGGCCCTGGCCGCTACGTTTGCCTGGATATACACGAAGGTTGGCCCGGCCCAAAGTGCACGCACCAAGTGGACGTCGCCGGCGCCGGTAACTAG